The Candidatus Limnocylindrales bacterium genome has a segment encoding these proteins:
- a CDS encoding Stp1/IreP family PP2C-type Ser/Thr phosphatase, whose translation MPSLIIKKPNDTETYFVLDKEVITLGKNEPEEGVQNDIGFEDKTVSRHHARILKEGNHYFIEDLGSKNHTFVNGKEIKKAELKHGDLITIGLNTLIFEAEDATVVNPADLEVKFQELDKSKTVDLNYIILYQISEKLVTVADLDEFLKSVMEMIHLAIKAEKSLLLLLEEDGELHHRVGIGPDKLYSKTMVEKVRREKRSFMTSLKVDITTSMIFRSIQSVMAAPLLKYNEVIGVIYMEDPRPAKFSPSDLTLLTAIANHVSSGIERVNLNARIKKEALIRSNLERFLSPHVADKITRDSLETGKVDLKAEKVLATILFADIKGFTLLTERLDPSEIADLLNEYYCFVTDIIFKYEGTLDKYMGDGVMAIFGAPIPYPHHARNAVMAALEIQKEQKKFKERLDPRKKFDVRIGINTGEVVAGYIGSPKRMEYTVLGEEVVLAYRLESMANAGGIFIGKQTYKLIEQDFEVQFVEKIKMPKGEKDMEVYKVLGEKPKVSWKVGYKSDVGRVRTGNEDSFYVDEEGGLFIIADGMGGHQGGEVASKIAVEVISSFLKDKISRETTPEVTAELIMKALFKANDEVRIKGESDFSLRGMGTTVVLAFCRDNDLHIAHIGDSRAYLIHDGKIQQLTEDHSVITQMVKTGNLTKEEAKNHKLKHMLSQALGTSTYLAPDIQVFNWIAGDYILLCSDGLTDMLNDQELLSTILECSIGEPQEGCEMLVDLANKKGGKDNITVILLYKTL comes from the coding sequence ATGCCGAGTTTGATTATCAAAAAGCCCAACGATACTGAAACCTATTTCGTCCTTGATAAAGAGGTTATAACCCTTGGCAAGAATGAACCTGAAGAAGGTGTCCAAAATGATATCGGCTTTGAGGATAAGACGGTCTCCCGTCATCATGCCAGAATCCTGAAAGAAGGAAACCATTACTTCATCGAAGACCTGGGAAGTAAAAATCATACTTTTGTTAATGGTAAGGAAATAAAAAAAGCGGAACTTAAACATGGGGATTTGATTACCATTGGACTCAACACCTTGATATTTGAAGCAGAGGACGCCACAGTTGTGAATCCTGCCGATCTGGAAGTTAAGTTTCAGGAATTAGATAAAAGTAAAACCGTAGACCTTAATTATATTATTCTCTATCAGATAAGTGAGAAACTGGTTACGGTCGCTGACCTGGATGAGTTTTTAAAGTCAGTTATGGAGATGATCCATCTGGCTATTAAGGCTGAAAAGAGCCTGCTCCTGCTTTTGGAAGAGGATGGAGAGCTACATCATCGAGTGGGTATAGGTCCGGATAAACTTTACAGTAAGACCATGGTTGAAAAGGTTCGCCGCGAAAAGCGATCTTTCATGACCTCCCTTAAAGTAGACATCACAACCTCTATGATCTTTCGTAGTATCCAATCGGTTATGGCAGCTCCCTTACTAAAATATAACGAGGTTATAGGTGTCATTTATATGGAAGATCCCAGGCCTGCTAAATTTAGCCCCAGTGATCTTACCCTGTTAACCGCCATTGCCAATCATGTTTCTTCAGGGATAGAACGCGTCAATCTCAATGCCCGAATAAAAAAGGAGGCCTTAATAAGAAGTAATCTCGAGCGCTTTCTTTCCCCACATGTGGCCGATAAGATAACCCGAGACAGTCTGGAAACCGGAAAAGTAGACTTAAAGGCTGAAAAAGTACTTGCAACTATTTTATTTGCAGATATTAAGGGGTTTACCCTCCTTACTGAAAGACTGGATCCCTCTGAAATCGCAGATCTCTTAAATGAATATTACTGTTTTGTAACTGACATTATCTTTAAATATGAAGGTACGCTGGATAAGTATATGGGGGATGGAGTTATGGCCATATTTGGAGCTCCTATTCCTTATCCCCATCATGCAAGAAATGCCGTGATGGCCGCCCTGGAGATACAAAAAGAACAGAAAAAGTTTAAGGAAAGACTTGACCCGCGAAAAAAGTTCGATGTAAGAATAGGCATCAATACAGGTGAAGTGGTAGCCGGTTATATTGGCTCACCTAAAAGGATGGAATACACGGTACTGGGGGAAGAGGTAGTTCTTGCCTACCGTTTGGAATCTATGGCGAATGCAGGGGGGATTTTTATTGGAAAGCAAACCTACAAGCTGATCGAGCAGGACTTTGAGGTTCAGTTCGTAGAAAAGATTAAAATGCCTAAAGGAGAAAAAGATATGGAAGTTTATAAGGTTTTGGGAGAGAAACCCAAGGTGTCATGGAAAGTTGGATACAAAAGCGATGTGGGAAGGGTACGAACCGGTAACGAAGATAGTTTCTATGTGGATGAAGAGGGCGGCCTATTTATTATTGCAGATGGCATGGGTGGACACCAGGGGGGAGAAGTAGCCAGCAAAATAGCTGTGGAAGTAATATCCAGTTTCTTAAAAGATAAGATTTCTCGAGAAACCACCCCTGAGGTTACTGCTGAGCTTATCATGAAGGCCCTTTTTAAAGCCAACGATGAGGTTAGAATAAAAGGAGAAAGTGATTTCTCGCTCCGGGGAATGGGTACTACGGTTGTCCTGGCCTTTTGTCGAGATAACGACCTTCATATCGCCCACATTGGAGATAGCCGGGCTTATCTGATCCATGATGGGAAGATTCAACAACTTACAGAAGACCATTCGGTTATCACCCAAATGGTAAAAACCGGAAATCTTACAAAGGAAGAGGCAAAAAACCATAAACTGAAACATATGCTGAGCCAGGCCCTGGGAACTTCTACTTATTTGGCTCCCGATATCCAAGTATTTAACTGGATAGCCGGGGATTATATTCTCCTCTGCTCGGATGGGCTTACAGATATGCTAAATGATCAAGAATTGCTTTCGACCATTCTGGAATGCAGCATCGGAGAACCTCAAGAAGGCTGTGAAATGCTGGTAGATCTGGCAAATAAAAAAGGTGGAAAAGATAATATTACGGTGATTTTGTTATATAAAACCTTATAA
- a CDS encoding adenylate/guanylate cyclase domain-containing protein, giving the protein MPRLIIKGRNAPERVFNLDKDVITIGKDDPETGIQNTINLDDKTASRRHARITREGEDYFIEDLKSTNHTFVNGKEIKKAKLKHGDRITIGFSTLVFETEGIKFINPSDLVIKFQELDRSKPLDLNYFILHQVSERLVTATNLEEFLKSIADLVRLSIKTEKCLLFLLGDDGELYCRGVSGPNNSYSKSSVERVRHEKRSMISSLEFEPTDTLKTLMFQGIQSIMCAPILKYGDVVGVIYVEDSKPGRFSESDLILLTTIANHISWNIEKVIWNEKRKKEGIVRSNLARFIPPHIIDKMIRDSVDPEEICLKTERIPVTILISDIHGFPLLIEKLNPFEIAEVLNEYYTLMTEVIFKYEGTLIKYDGGVVVGVFGTPISFPDRTKNAVLAAIEVQDRQRTFKEKQDPRKKLDLKIGINTGEVVAGYMGSPIRMEYTVLGEAVTLTHRLASLAEPGSILVSKQINDLVKVDYITKFIGKMKTSKGDEKIEVYSVLSKVL; this is encoded by the coding sequence ATGCCGCGTTTAATTATAAAAGGGCGGAATGCTCCTGAGAGGGTTTTTAATCTGGATAAAGATGTCATTACCATAGGTAAGGACGATCCGGAAACAGGGATTCAAAATACCATAAATCTGGACGATAAAACGGCTTCACGTCGTCACGCCAGAATAACCCGAGAAGGAGAAGACTATTTTATTGAAGATTTGAAAAGTACTAATCATACCTTTGTCAATGGTAAGGAAATAAAAAAGGCAAAACTTAAACATGGAGATCGAATAACCATCGGATTTAGTACCCTCGTTTTTGAAACCGAAGGTATCAAGTTCATTAATCCCTCCGATCTGGTCATTAAATTTCAAGAATTAGATAGAAGTAAACCCCTGGATCTTAATTACTTTATTCTCCATCAGGTGAGTGAGAGGTTGGTAACGGCTACCAATTTAGAGGAGTTTTTAAAATCCATCGCAGACCTGGTACGCTTATCTATAAAGACCGAGAAATGTCTGTTGTTCCTTCTAGGGGATGATGGAGAGTTATATTGTCGTGGGGTTAGCGGTCCGAATAATTCCTATAGCAAATCCTCTGTTGAGAGGGTTCGGCACGAAAAACGATCCATGATAAGTTCCCTTGAGTTTGAACCTACCGATACCTTGAAGACCCTTATGTTTCAAGGAATACAATCCATCATGTGTGCACCTATACTTAAATATGGGGATGTGGTGGGGGTTATCTATGTGGAAGACTCCAAACCGGGAAGGTTCAGCGAAAGTGACCTTATCCTGTTAACTACCATCGCCAATCATATCTCCTGGAACATAGAGAAGGTTATCTGGAATGAAAAGAGAAAAAAGGAGGGAATTGTTCGAAGCAATCTGGCACGGTTTATTCCCCCCCACATTATCGATAAGATGATCCGGGATAGCGTAGATCCAGAAGAAATATGTTTAAAAACTGAGAGGATTCCAGTGACGATCCTGATATCGGATATCCATGGATTTCCACTTCTTATTGAGAAACTCAATCCTTTTGAAATTGCCGAGGTTTTAAATGAATACTATACCCTGATGACCGAGGTCATCTTTAAATATGAAGGAACCCTGATCAAATATGATGGCGGCGTGGTGGTAGGGGTTTTTGGGACCCCTATTTCCTTTCCCGATAGAACAAAAAATGCAGTACTGGCGGCTATTGAGGTGCAAGACCGGCAAAGAACTTTCAAGGAAAAACAAGATCCGAGAAAAAAATTGGATTTAAAGATCGGAATCAATACCGGGGAAGTTGTGGCAGGTTATATGGGATCTCCCATCAGAATGGAATATACCGTACTTGGAGAAGCGGTCACCCTGACCCATCGCCTGGCATCCCTGGCAGAACCTGGCAGTATTCTTGTGAGTAAACAGATTAATGACCTCGTTAAAGTGGATTACATTACGAAATTTATAGGAAAAATGAAAACCTCTAAGGGAGATGAAAAGATAGAAGTTTACAGCGTCTTGAGTAAAGTTTTATAA
- a CDS encoding FHA domain-containing serine/threonine-protein kinase, with amino-acid sequence MKIVLSIVEGPRQGEHFEFDQPDCFLVGRSLQSHFQLSQDDPYVSRNHFLLEIRPPYCYIRDNKSTNGTYVKCVKDKEFKRITEAELHDKDLIRVGKTVLRVEVIPEQSVEAEKVFCIRCGSDLTEALKNKRAADLAISDYICQDCKKKEAMKIKPLAAPRIHHVCSGCGKDVSRRANSDGKAEELADVMLYLCEECAAQEQREVDIPNIKDYQLLKELGRGGMGVVYKAWHKPTGRLVALKKMLPGVAMDEKANKLFQREMAVMTQLIHPHIVRLLDQGMIGREHYFVSEYLPHGDTEELVVKVYKGPVPIPEACNLICQILGGLDYAHKKGFIHRDIKPPNLLLTKNKKGERIAKLTDFGLSKSYEKAGNSGMTMRGETSGTPFFMAPEQFTNYRFVKPPADVYSAAVTLYYLLTAKYQFHFPTPLDMVKGILKEKKPKDPILVILEDPPIPIREQNPAIPEALATVVDKAIQKDEKERFQTAKELEEAIKEALKKI; translated from the coding sequence ATGAAAATCGTTTTATCGATTGTAGAAGGTCCCCGACAGGGTGAACACTTTGAGTTTGATCAACCGGATTGCTTTTTAGTGGGAAGATCGCTTCAATCCCATTTTCAACTCAGTCAAGACGATCCTTATGTATCCAGAAATCATTTCCTTCTAGAGATAAGACCCCCTTACTGTTATATTCGGGATAATAAAAGCACCAACGGGACTTATGTGAAGTGTGTGAAGGATAAGGAGTTCAAACGTATTACCGAAGCAGAACTTCATGATAAGGATCTCATTAGAGTAGGAAAGACGGTGCTGAGGGTTGAGGTGATTCCCGAGCAGTCGGTTGAAGCAGAGAAGGTTTTCTGCATCCGATGTGGCTCGGATCTTACCGAGGCTCTAAAAAATAAAAGAGCTGCTGACCTGGCTATTTCCGATTATATTTGCCAAGATTGCAAAAAAAAGGAAGCCATGAAGATAAAACCGCTCGCTGCTCCCAGGATACATCACGTGTGTTCCGGCTGTGGTAAAGATGTATCGCGTCGGGCAAACTCAGACGGGAAAGCTGAGGAATTAGCCGATGTAATGTTATACCTCTGCGAAGAGTGTGCAGCCCAGGAGCAGCGAGAGGTGGATATTCCAAACATTAAAGATTATCAGTTATTGAAGGAGCTGGGTAGAGGTGGAATGGGGGTAGTTTATAAAGCCTGGCATAAGCCTACAGGTCGCCTGGTTGCCTTAAAAAAGATGTTACCGGGTGTTGCCATGGATGAAAAGGCGAATAAGCTCTTTCAACGTGAAATGGCCGTCATGACCCAGCTTATCCATCCCCATATTGTTCGTCTCCTGGATCAGGGAATGATTGGCCGAGAGCATTACTTTGTTTCCGAGTATTTGCCCCATGGCGATACAGAAGAGCTGGTGGTTAAAGTTTATAAGGGACCCGTCCCTATTCCAGAGGCCTGTAATTTAATCTGTCAGATTCTTGGGGGGCTGGATTATGCCCACAAGAAAGGGTTCATTCATCGGGATATTAAACCCCCTAACTTACTTCTGACTAAAAATAAAAAAGGGGAAAGGATCGCCAAGTTAACGGATTTTGGACTTTCTAAAAGTTATGAAAAGGCCGGAAATTCCGGAATGACCATGCGGGGTGAAACCAGTGGAACTCCATTTTTTATGGCCCCGGAGCAGTTTACCAATTACCGTTTCGTAAAACCTCCGGCCGATGTTTATTCTGCGGCTGTCACCCTTTATTATCTTCTGACGGCCAAGTATCAGTTTCACTTTCCTACTCCCCTGGATATGGTCAAAGGGATTCTTAAAGAAAAAAAACCGAAGGATCCCATTCTTGTTATTCTGGAAGATCCTCCTATACCTATCCGGGAACAAAATCCTGCGATCCCGGAAGCCCTGGCAACGGTAGTCGATAAAGCCATCCAAAAGGATGAGAAGGAGCGATTTCAAACCGCCAAGGAATTAGAAGAGGCCATCAAAGAGGCTCTTAAGAAAATTTAA
- a CDS encoding Rieske (2Fe-2S) protein, whose translation MANETTVATPPTPEVKKELAKPATVVEQAPTEGKWSLLSRRDFLTRAAWAGFTINFLAATFACLRYMFPRVLFEPSPIFKAGFPNEYAVGEVNERFKQSQRVWIVRDSGGFYALLAICTHLGCTPNWFATEDKFKCPCHGSGFRRTGINFEGPAPRPLERIKITLAEDGQLLIDKSVKFLYEKGEWTKPGAYLPYSS comes from the coding sequence ATGGCCAATGAAACTACTGTAGCTACCCCACCAACTCCTGAAGTAAAAAAAGAGCTGGCTAAGCCGGCAACAGTTGTTGAACAGGCACCGACAGAAGGGAAGTGGAGTTTACTTTCCCGTAGAGATTTTCTAACCCGAGCTGCGTGGGCGGGATTTACCATAAATTTTTTAGCAGCCACCTTCGCCTGTCTCCGATATATGTTCCCCCGGGTTCTTTTTGAACCTTCTCCGATTTTCAAGGCCGGGTTCCCCAATGAATATGCCGTGGGAGAAGTGAATGAGCGATTCAAACAATCTCAACGGGTATGGATCGTTCGGGATAGCGGTGGCTTTTATGCCCTTTTAGCTATCTGCACCCATTTGGGATGTACGCCTAATTGGTTTGCAACGGAGGATAAGTTTAAATGCCCCTGCCATGGAAGTGGATTCCGAAGAACCGGAATCAACTTTGAAGGCCCTGCCCCTCGGCCTTTAGAACGAATCAAAATAACCTTAGCCGAGGATGGGCAACTCTTGATAGATAAAAGTGTTAAATTCCTCTATGAGAAAGGGGAGTGGACTAAACCTGGGGCTTATCTACCGTATAGTAGTTGA
- a CDS encoding cytochrome b N-terminal domain-containing protein: MLKLPIPKLKLPERSDFEEIKRQIVESQVWRSIFRHGYEDTPRNRVLAVLDNVWLHLHPTKLPVHGTKLRFTWCMGGLTFLMFLVTTVTGVFLMFYYRPTAEYAYNDIKYLEFDVPFGMIMRNMHRWAAHAMVITVWLHMLRVFLTGSYKPPREFNWAVGVMLLTITLLLSFTGYLLPWDQLSIWAVTVGTNMARATPVLGHEGPFAPPSIITPSSDVRFMLLGGTIVGPSALLRFYVLHCIFFPLLAGGLMMLHFWRVRKDGGISGPL; the protein is encoded by the coding sequence GTGCTTAAGTTACCTATTCCTAAATTAAAATTACCGGAGCGGTCGGACTTTGAAGAAATAAAACGACAGATCGTAGAGTCCCAAGTCTGGCGATCTATTTTTCGACATGGTTATGAAGATACTCCCAGAAATCGGGTCCTGGCAGTTCTGGATAACGTCTGGTTACATTTACATCCTACCAAACTCCCTGTACACGGAACCAAACTGCGTTTTACCTGGTGCATGGGAGGATTAACTTTTCTGATGTTTTTGGTGACCACGGTGACCGGGGTTTTTTTAATGTTCTATTACCGTCCAACTGCCGAGTACGCTTATAACGACATTAAGTATCTGGAGTTTGATGTCCCCTTTGGAATGATTATGCGGAATATGCATCGTTGGGCTGCCCATGCCATGGTTATAACCGTATGGCTCCATATGCTGAGAGTTTTCTTGACAGGCTCCTATAAACCACCCCGGGAATTTAACTGGGCCGTAGGTGTTATGCTGCTGACCATAACACTTCTTTTGAGCTTTACAGGATATCTTCTCCCCTGGGATCAACTCTCCATCTGGGCGGTCACTGTAGGTACCAATATGGCCCGTGCTACTCCCGTCTTAGGCCATGAGGGACCTTTTGCACCCCCTTCTATTATAACCCCTTCCTCCGACGTACGTTTCATGCTCCTGGGAGGAACTATCGTAGGTCCTTCGGCTCTTTTAAGGTTCTACGTCCTCCATTGTATCTTCTTCCCCCTCTTGGCCGGAGGGTTGATGATGCTTCATTTTTGGAGGGTTCGAAAAGATGGGGGGATCTCAGGACCCCTCTAA
- a CDS encoding c-type cytochrome, whose product MAEKDQEKIFIEAVERKSYGHIYFIITLIGLIMTVWAFWDEVITRRPWKKYQKEFNRFELARAEAELKQAQAKLNTPEYKELEKKLAEAEKDFNSHKGSYQDALRRLKEAKIKLFEVSQEQQFLKSEADEAFYWYSKALHENDKDVLIRKHELDKLEAKVKEMQPEIDKRQSEVAAIEKEIESIKGNLENLQAEKRKYTADIEQIQRKIEGIKARPIEIKQIIVEKSFITNFGNHIARAERCMTCHVAIDRAGFEDASIPQPFRTHPKRQEIFGKHPIERFGCTLCHAGQGAALTVEQAHNGEQQVKAIHDKDRPLKINHNTEFWSRPLFLGENVQIGCRKCHEIDKGLEEAPRLTQGRRNFEELGCHGCHLVKGYENYPKVGPDLTRVGDKVTAEWMFQWIKNPRTFRVETRMPNFLLSDENVEAIVAYLMNVTRGKYLAQAPGQRTENEGTGGQGDGNFSLSLPSYSAVPVALSKNYQPSPERGKELVRSIGCLGCHVIGEGTEVKDEQGNPIKIVPQIDDNGVIRVPVPRKTGRKFGPDLSGIGSKTNFQWLVRWLKDPKSYDPKTPMPNFRLSDEQAQDIAAYLMTLKWEGESKIFGLEEKIKDPALIEKGAQLIRNYGCFGCHTIPGMEKEQRIGAELTTFGNKWIAQMSFGNATHIPETWWDWTVNKLRNPRIYATEREILRMPNFGLLDEDIKAIVMFLKSLTGEEREIPDYIYKPDPIKMALIQGRELVRQYNCIGCHIIENKGGAIRAFYKPEELNMAPPLLEAGELHEGEKVRHDWLSNFLKNPIPIRPWLKVRMPTFGFSNEEVATLVSYFSVLAKKRFPYELPQEHPLLPDMVQAGARLASPDYLNCFNCHQQGDKKPEGPPEGWAPDLAMAASRLNPDWIIKWIKDPQKIQPGTKMPMFFPDENSGPDDILEGNEEQQILALRDYVLSLGSIPTGNISLTPVKPPPEEK is encoded by the coding sequence ATGGCGGAGAAGGATCAAGAGAAGATTTTTATTGAGGCTGTCGAGAGAAAATCCTATGGACATATTTACTTTATTATTACTTTGATCGGTTTGATCATGACGGTGTGGGCTTTCTGGGACGAGGTGATTACCCGAAGACCCTGGAAAAAATATCAGAAAGAATTTAATCGATTTGAATTAGCACGGGCGGAAGCCGAACTTAAACAAGCCCAGGCCAAATTAAATACTCCGGAATATAAAGAGTTAGAAAAAAAATTGGCAGAAGCTGAAAAAGATTTTAATTCTCATAAAGGAAGTTATCAAGATGCTCTGAGACGTTTAAAGGAAGCCAAGATTAAGTTATTCGAGGTCTCTCAAGAACAGCAGTTCCTCAAAAGCGAAGCCGATGAAGCTTTTTACTGGTACAGTAAGGCCCTCCATGAAAACGACAAAGATGTGTTAATCCGAAAACATGAGCTGGATAAGCTGGAAGCAAAAGTGAAAGAGATGCAGCCCGAGATTGATAAACGACAATCAGAGGTAGCTGCCATCGAAAAAGAGATTGAAAGCATCAAAGGAAATCTGGAAAATCTTCAGGCAGAAAAGCGCAAATATACTGCCGATATTGAGCAGATCCAACGAAAAATAGAAGGAATCAAGGCTCGACCTATTGAAATCAAGCAGATTATCGTGGAGAAGTCTTTTATTACAAATTTTGGAAATCACATAGCCCGGGCCGAGCGGTGTATGACCTGTCATGTGGCCATTGATCGAGCCGGTTTTGAAGATGCCAGTATTCCTCAACCCTTTAGAACCCATCCAAAACGGCAAGAGATCTTTGGAAAACATCCCATCGAGAGGTTTGGTTGTACCCTTTGCCATGCCGGACAAGGTGCTGCCCTTACCGTGGAACAAGCCCATAATGGAGAACAACAGGTAAAGGCCATCCATGACAAAGATAGACCCCTCAAGATCAACCATAATACCGAATTCTGGTCCCGTCCTCTCTTCTTAGGGGAAAATGTTCAAATTGGATGCAGGAAATGTCATGAGATAGATAAGGGTCTGGAAGAGGCCCCCCGTTTGACTCAGGGAAGAAGGAATTTCGAAGAATTAGGATGTCATGGATGTCACCTGGTTAAGGGGTATGAGAATTATCCTAAAGTCGGTCCCGATCTGACCCGCGTAGGGGATAAGGTTACGGCAGAGTGGATGTTCCAATGGATCAAAAACCCGAGGACCTTTCGCGTGGAAACTCGAATGCCGAATTTCCTCCTCTCAGATGAAAACGTCGAGGCTATTGTAGCCTATTTGATGAATGTAACGAGGGGAAAATATTTGGCCCAAGCCCCAGGTCAGAGAACAGAAAATGAAGGAACCGGAGGACAAGGCGATGGAAATTTTTCTCTTTCTTTACCTTCTTACTCTGCCGTTCCCGTTGCCCTCTCAAAGAACTATCAACCTTCTCCTGAAAGGGGTAAAGAGCTCGTTCGATCCATCGGATGCCTGGGTTGTCATGTCATTGGGGAAGGAACGGAGGTCAAAGATGAACAGGGAAATCCCATTAAAATAGTACCCCAGATAGATGACAATGGAGTTATTCGGGTTCCCGTACCCAGAAAAACAGGCCGGAAATTCGGTCCAGATCTGAGCGGCATCGGTAGTAAGACGAACTTTCAATGGCTTGTGCGGTGGCTCAAAGATCCTAAAAGCTATGATCCTAAAACACCTATGCCGAATTTTAGATTGAGTGATGAGCAGGCCCAGGATATAGCCGCCTATTTAATGACTTTAAAATGGGAGGGGGAAAGTAAAATTTTCGGTCTGGAAGAAAAAATCAAGGATCCGGCTCTGATTGAAAAAGGTGCGCAATTGATCCGGAATTATGGCTGTTTTGGATGCCATACCATACCGGGGATGGAAAAGGAACAGCGCATCGGAGCAGAACTGACTACCTTTGGTAATAAATGGATCGCCCAAATGTCGTTTGGTAATGCCACGCATATTCCGGAGACCTGGTGGGATTGGACTGTAAATAAGCTTAGAAATCCGAGAATTTACGCCACGGAGCGGGAGATTTTACGAATGCCTAATTTTGGCCTCCTGGATGAGGACATCAAAGCGATTGTTATGTTTTTAAAGAGTTTGACCGGAGAAGAACGCGAAATTCCAGATTATATTTATAAACCTGATCCAATTAAAATGGCCCTCATTCAGGGTCGAGAACTGGTTCGACAGTATAATTGTATTGGCTGTCATATCATCGAGAATAAAGGAGGGGCGATCCGGGCGTTTTATAAACCTGAAGAACTCAATATGGCTCCGCCGTTGTTGGAAGCTGGAGAACTTCATGAGGGGGAGAAAGTACGCCATGACTGGCTCTCTAATTTCTTGAAAAATCCCATTCCTATTCGTCCGTGGTTAAAGGTTCGAATGCCTACTTTTGGCTTTTCCAATGAGGAAGTCGCCACCCTTGTATCCTATTTTTCAGTTCTTGCTAAAAAGCGATTTCCCTACGAACTTCCCCAAGAGCACCCCCTTCTTCCAGATATGGTTCAGGCCGGTGCTCGTCTGGCTTCTCCCGACTACTTGAACTGCTTCAATTGTCATCAGCAGGGGGATAAGAAACCGGAAGGTCCGCCGGAAGGATGGGCTCCAGATCTGGCTATGGCTGCCAGTCGCCTCAATCCAGATTGGATTATCAAATGGATTAAAGATCCACAAAAAATACAACCAGGAACCAAAATGCCCATGTTCTTCCCCGATGAAAATTCAGGTCCTGACGATATTCTAGAAGGAAATGAAGAGCAACAAATTCTGGCTCTACGGGATTATGTGCTTTCCCTTGGATCAATCCCTACAGGAAACATATCCCTGACCCCAGTAAAACCTCCACCAGAAGAAAAATAG
- a CDS encoding carboxypeptidase regulatory-like domain-containing protein, which yields MTKLFTFLFTITWLVSFLGTSALAYEAVEVTNGGTITGTVKFAGEPPERPMIEPAKDKEVCKSHPANDLIVSKETKGIQYAVAYLADIQKGKPQEKPAENPKFDQKGCEYLPHVLIFPAGSTIDILNSDGILHNIHTFSQANPPINKAQPKFKKVLQEKVEYPEVINVKCDVHTWMNAYWVATGHPYYAATDENGNFKLENVPPGNYKLGVWHEKLGTVTQDVVVKEKEETKVTVEMAPK from the coding sequence ATGACCAAATTATTTACTTTTCTTTTCACAATAACCTGGCTGGTAAGCTTCTTAGGTACCTCTGCACTTGCCTATGAAGCCGTAGAAGTGACCAATGGCGGGACGATTACAGGTACGGTAAAGTTTGCTGGGGAACCCCCAGAGCGACCCATGATTGAGCCTGCAAAGGATAAGGAGGTGTGTAAATCCCATCCTGCTAACGATCTGATTGTTTCTAAGGAAACAAAAGGAATTCAATATGCCGTGGCTTATCTGGCGGATATTCAAAAAGGAAAACCCCAGGAAAAGCCTGCTGAGAATCCAAAATTTGATCAAAAAGGATGCGAGTATCTTCCCCATGTTCTTATATTCCCGGCCGGATCTACCATCGATATTCTCAATAGTGACGGGATTTTGCACAATATCCATACCTTTAGCCAGGCAAATCCGCCTATTAACAAGGCTCAGCCTAAGTTCAAGAAGGTATTACAGGAAAAGGTTGAGTATCCTGAGGTTATCAACGTAAAATGTGATGTCCATACCTGGATGAACGCCTATTGGGTAGCTACAGGGCATCCGTATTACGCCGCTACCGATGAGAATGGCAACTTCAAATTAGAAAATGTTCCTCCGGGTAACTATAAACTGGGAGTCTGGCATGAAAAGCTAGGTACCGTAACCCAAGATGTGGTCGTAAAGGAAAAAGAAGAAACTAAAGTGACCGTCGAAATGGCCCCGAAGTAA